The following are from one region of the Paenibacillus sp. KS-LC4 genome:
- a CDS encoding beta-ketoacyl-ACP synthase III: MHAGNRHKQQRNVRIWGTGSYLPPQQVTAEQLDEKLNKPQGWAYKKSGVKIRHYAAGEAASVMGAKAAFAALEAAGLELGDIDCIICANAIPEQLIPCTAALIQDEMWAGESGIPCLDINTTCLSFLAAFDMVSYMIEAGRYDTVLLVSPEIASSGLNDKHPESATLFGDGAAAVVIGRSGEGEGSAIIASRMETYGSGRELSEIRGGGSGLPSTQYKAANAEQYLFAMQGEALFRKTSKLLPDFIRRLFHEASIDMSELKLVVPHQGSALAMRLLQKKLGIAPEQFVNIIENHGNMISASLPMGIHLAVQQGRLQRGDRFALIGISAGISLGGMIIEY, translated from the coding sequence ATGCATGCAGGAAATAGACATAAGCAACAACGGAATGTACGAATATGGGGGACGGGCTCCTATTTGCCGCCTCAACAGGTAACAGCTGAGCAGCTGGATGAAAAGCTGAATAAGCCGCAAGGCTGGGCATATAAAAAATCAGGTGTGAAAATCAGGCATTATGCTGCTGGCGAAGCCGCGTCCGTCATGGGCGCAAAGGCTGCCTTTGCCGCTTTGGAGGCAGCGGGTCTTGAGCTAGGCGACATAGACTGCATTATTTGTGCCAATGCGATTCCCGAGCAGCTTATTCCGTGCACGGCGGCGCTAATTCAAGATGAGATGTGGGCGGGCGAATCAGGTATTCCCTGCCTTGACATCAATACGACCTGCTTGTCGTTTCTAGCAGCGTTTGATATGGTGTCTTATATGATAGAAGCAGGCAGATACGACACGGTGCTGCTCGTCTCGCCGGAAATTGCCTCAAGCGGCCTTAATGACAAGCATCCTGAAAGCGCGACGCTGTTTGGGGACGGGGCAGCAGCAGTAGTCATCGGCAGAAGTGGCGAAGGAGAAGGCTCAGCCATTATCGCGTCGCGTATGGAAACGTACGGCTCGGGACGCGAGCTTTCGGAAATTCGCGGCGGAGGCTCAGGACTGCCTTCCACGCAGTACAAGGCGGCTAACGCGGAGCAATATTTGTTTGCTATGCAGGGCGAGGCGCTGTTTCGCAAAACGTCTAAGCTGCTGCCTGACTTTATCCGGCGGCTGTTTCATGAGGCGAGCATTGACATGTCCGAGCTGAAGCTCGTTGTACCGCATCAGGGCAGTGCCCTCGCGATGCGGCTGCTGCAGAAAAAGCTGGGCATTGCACCCGAGCAGTTTGTGAATATTATCGAAAATCACGGAAATATGATTTCGGCCTCACTGCCTATGGGCATTCATCTGGCCGTTCAGCAGGGCCGCTTGCAGCGTGGTGACCGCTTTGCGCTCATTGGCATTTCGGCAGGCATTTCGTTAGGCGGGATGATTATTGAATATTAA
- a CDS encoding ATP-grasp domain-containing protein, whose translation MNIKAGEEQGACTGRRILITGGRAPAALDLARQLAEQGCEVYAADSMARPLIRFSTCIQHYEMLPAPRMDEAAFGQALAAMVEKYSIELLIPTCEEIYYIAKLRDKLGNCLVFTDNAEKLTALHSKWTFIETVREAGLAAPETKQLRSYAELWQLHDPASKQVWVLKPVYSRFSTKVQIWRASESPPPAAELELSAACPWVAQAFVAGSEYCTYSIAKEGKLLAYADYAVDFTAGRGASTFFKPCHQPQLRQWVETFAAHTKFTGQIAFDFIIGESGEIWPLECNPRATSGLHLFGKRDELGRALWGAGQPGSIIMPQQSRGKMIAAAMLAYGFSQQRRQRGLRRGGWHWLASMASGRDVIFSWKDPGPFLMQGYVWFDLWRRARKAGQPLIAFTTSDIEWNG comes from the coding sequence TTGAATATTAAAGCAGGCGAGGAGCAGGGAGCTTGCACCGGTCGGCGTATCCTCATTACGGGAGGGAGGGCGCCTGCTGCACTGGATTTAGCTCGCCAGCTGGCGGAGCAGGGCTGCGAGGTTTACGCAGCGGACAGTATGGCGAGGCCGCTCATTCGTTTTTCAACCTGCATTCAGCATTACGAGATGCTTCCAGCGCCACGAATGGACGAAGCGGCATTTGGTCAAGCGCTGGCGGCAATGGTGGAAAAGTACAGCATTGAGCTGCTCATACCAACCTGTGAGGAAATCTATTATATTGCCAAGCTGCGAGACAAGCTTGGAAACTGCTTAGTTTTCACCGATAATGCGGAAAAGCTGACTGCTCTGCATAGCAAATGGACGTTCATCGAGACGGTGAGAGAGGCAGGGCTTGCTGCACCAGAGACGAAGCAGCTTCGCTCCTACGCGGAGCTTTGGCAGCTGCATGACCCTGCTTCAAAGCAAGTGTGGGTGTTAAAGCCGGTCTATTCCCGCTTCTCCACCAAAGTGCAAATATGGCGGGCAAGCGAATCGCCGCCTCCTGCTGCTGAGCTGGAGCTGTCTGCCGCTTGCCCTTGGGTCGCCCAAGCTTTCGTCGCAGGAAGTGAATATTGCACGTATTCGATTGCAAAGGAAGGCAAGCTGCTAGCCTATGCGGATTATGCCGTTGATTTTACGGCTGGACGGGGAGCCAGCACCTTTTTTAAGCCATGCCATCAGCCGCAGCTGCGGCAATGGGTGGAGACGTTCGCCGCTCATACAAAGTTTACAGGCCAAATCGCTTTTGATTTTATAATAGGGGAGAGCGGCGAGATATGGCCGCTTGAGTGTAATCCGCGAGCGACGAGCGGATTGCATTTGTTCGGCAAGCGGGACGAGCTCGGCCGCGCCTTGTGGGGGGCCGGCCAGCCCGGCAGCATCATTATGCCGCAGCAATCGCGGGGGAAAATGATCGCGGCAGCCATGTTGGCCTATGGGTTTTCGCAGCAGCGGCGTCAGCGCGGGCTACGTCGCGGCGGCTGGCATTGGCTGGCGAGCATGGCAAGCGGGCGCGATGTTATTTTTAGCTGGAAGGACCCCGGTCCATTTCTGATGCAAGGCTATGTCTGGTTTGATTTGTGGCGGCGGGCTCGCAAGGCGGGGCAGCCGCTTATTGCTTTTACAACTTCCGATATTGAATGGAATGGTTAA